In Oncorhynchus kisutch isolate 150728-3 linkage group LG5, Okis_V2, whole genome shotgun sequence, a genomic segment contains:
- the LOC109890681 gene encoding activin receptor type-2A isoform X2 translates to MGAASELAFAVFLISLSSGAILGRSETQECVYYNSSWEKERTNRSGIEPCYGDKDKRLHCFATWKNISGTIEIVKQGCWLDDVNCYDSSECVETKESPDVFFCCCEGNMCNDKFLYSPDAQAVQTTSNPFNQKPQLFNTLLYSLVPIMGIAAIVLFSFWMYRHHKLAYPPVLVPTQDPLGPHTPPSPIMGQKPLQLIEVKARGRFGCVWKAQLLDDYVAVKVFPIQDKLSWQNEYEIYSLSGMKHENLLHFIGVEKRGNNMDIDLWLITAYHDNGSLTDYLKANVVSWNELCHISQTLARGLAYLHEDIPGLKDGHKPAVAHRDMKSKNVLLKNNLTACIADFGLALKFEAGKSAGDTHGQVGTRRYMAPEVLEGAINFQRDSFLRIDMYAMGLVLWELAARCTAADGPVDEYTLPFEEEVGQHPSLEDMQEVVVHKKLRPCLRECWQKHTGLVMLCETIEECWDHEAEARLSAGCVEERIIQMRRQTNIVTPEEIVTVVTMVTNVDFPPKESSL, encoded by the exons GTGCAATCCTGGGTCGCTCGGAGACACAGGAGTGCGTTTACTACAACTCCAGCTGGGAGAAGGAGCGAACCAACCGCAGTGGCATCGAGCCTTGCTACGGAGACAAGGACAAGAGGCTCCACTGCTTCGCCACCTGGAAAAACATCTCGGGAACCATCGAGATCGTCAAGCAGGGCTGCTGGCTGGACGATGTCAACTGCTATGACAG TAGCGAATGTGTGGAGACGAAAGAGAGTCCGGACGTCTTCTTTTGCTGCTGCGAAGGCAACATGTGCAACGACAAGTTCCTCTACAGCCCCGACGCGCAGGCTGTCCAAA CGACCTCCAACCCGTTTAACCAGAAGCCTCAGCTGTTCAACACTCTGCTGTACTCTCTGGTGCCCATTATGGGCATCGCCGCCAtcgtcctcttctccttctgGATGTACCGTCATCACAAGCTGGCATACCCGCCCGTCCTGGTGCCGACACAG GACCCACTGGggccacacacccctccctcacCCATCATGGGGCAGAAGCCATTGCAGTTAATCGAGGTCAAAGCCAGGGGGCGCTTCGGCTGCGTGTGGAAGGCTCAGCTCCTCGACGACTACGTGGCTGTCAAGGTCTTCCCCATTCAG GACAAGCTTTCATGGCAGAACGAGTATGAGATCTACAGCCTGAGTGGGATGAAACACGAGAACCTGCTCCACTTTATCGGTGTGGAGAAGAGAGGCAACAACATGGACATAGACCTCTGGCTCATCACAGCCTATCACGACAAC GGCTCTCTGACTGATTACCTGAAGGCCAACGTGGTGTCGTGGAACGAGCTGTGCCACATCTCCCAGACCTTGGCCCGTGGCCTGGCCTATCTCCACGAGGACATCCCTGGGCTGAAGGACGGACACAAGCCCGCCGTCGCACACAG GGACATGAAGAGCAAGAACGTGCTTCTGAAGAACAACCTGACAGCCTGCATAGCGGACTTCGGCCTCGCCCTGAAGTTTGAAGCTGGGAAGTCAGCAGGAGACACCCACGGACAG GTGGGCACGAGGCGCTACATGGCCCCTGAGGTGCTGGAGGGGGCCATCAACTTCCAGAGAGACTCCTTCCTGAGGATAGACATGTACGCCATGGGGCTGGTGCTGTGGGAGCTGGCCGCTCGCTGCACCGCTGCAGACG GTCCTGTGGATGAGTACACACTGCCCTTCGAGGAGGAGGTCGGCCAGCACCCGTCTCTAGAGGACATGCAAGAGGTGGTGGTCCATAAGAAGCTACGGCCCTGCCTCAGAGAGTGCTGGCAGAAACacaca GGCCTGGTGATGCTGTGCGAGACCATCGAGGAGTGCTGGGACCACGAGGCCGAGGCGCGGCTCTCGGCGGGCTGCGTGGAGGAACGCATCATCCAGATGCGACGCCAGACCAACATTGTCACCCCCGAGGAGATTGTCACCGTCGTCACCATGGTGACCAACGTGGACTTCCCTCCCAAAGAGTCCAGCCTATGA
- the LOC109890681 gene encoding activin receptor type-2A isoform X3, with amino-acid sequence MLSGAILGRSETQECVYYNSSWEKERTNRSGIEPCYGDKDKRLHCFATWKNISGTIEIVKQGCWLDDVNCYDSSECVETKESPDVFFCCCEGNMCNDKFLYSPDAQAVQSKSSSTSNPFNQKPQLFNTLLYSLVPIMGIAAIVLFSFWMYRHHKLAYPPVLVPTQDPLGPHTPPSPIMGQKPLQLIEVKARGRFGCVWKAQLLDDYVAVKVFPIQDKLSWQNEYEIYSLSGMKHENLLHFIGVEKRGNNMDIDLWLITAYHDNGSLTDYLKANVVSWNELCHISQTLARGLAYLHEDIPGLKDGHKPAVAHRDMKSKNVLLKNNLTACIADFGLALKFEAGKSAGDTHGQVGTRRYMAPEVLEGAINFQRDSFLRIDMYAMGLVLWELAARCTAADGPVDEYTLPFEEEVGQHPSLEDMQEVVVHKKLRPCLRECWQKHTGLVMLCETIEECWDHEAEARLSAGCVEERIIQMRRQTNIVTPEEIVTVVTMVTNVDFPPKESSL; translated from the exons GTGCAATCCTGGGTCGCTCGGAGACACAGGAGTGCGTTTACTACAACTCCAGCTGGGAGAAGGAGCGAACCAACCGCAGTGGCATCGAGCCTTGCTACGGAGACAAGGACAAGAGGCTCCACTGCTTCGCCACCTGGAAAAACATCTCGGGAACCATCGAGATCGTCAAGCAGGGCTGCTGGCTGGACGATGTCAACTGCTATGACAG TAGCGAATGTGTGGAGACGAAAGAGAGTCCGGACGTCTTCTTTTGCTGCTGCGAAGGCAACATGTGCAACGACAAGTTCCTCTACAGCCCCGACGCGCAGGCTGTCCAAAGTAAGTCGTCAT CGACCTCCAACCCGTTTAACCAGAAGCCTCAGCTGTTCAACACTCTGCTGTACTCTCTGGTGCCCATTATGGGCATCGCCGCCAtcgtcctcttctccttctgGATGTACCGTCATCACAAGCTGGCATACCCGCCCGTCCTGGTGCCGACACAG GACCCACTGGggccacacacccctccctcacCCATCATGGGGCAGAAGCCATTGCAGTTAATCGAGGTCAAAGCCAGGGGGCGCTTCGGCTGCGTGTGGAAGGCTCAGCTCCTCGACGACTACGTGGCTGTCAAGGTCTTCCCCATTCAG GACAAGCTTTCATGGCAGAACGAGTATGAGATCTACAGCCTGAGTGGGATGAAACACGAGAACCTGCTCCACTTTATCGGTGTGGAGAAGAGAGGCAACAACATGGACATAGACCTCTGGCTCATCACAGCCTATCACGACAAC GGCTCTCTGACTGATTACCTGAAGGCCAACGTGGTGTCGTGGAACGAGCTGTGCCACATCTCCCAGACCTTGGCCCGTGGCCTGGCCTATCTCCACGAGGACATCCCTGGGCTGAAGGACGGACACAAGCCCGCCGTCGCACACAG GGACATGAAGAGCAAGAACGTGCTTCTGAAGAACAACCTGACAGCCTGCATAGCGGACTTCGGCCTCGCCCTGAAGTTTGAAGCTGGGAAGTCAGCAGGAGACACCCACGGACAG GTGGGCACGAGGCGCTACATGGCCCCTGAGGTGCTGGAGGGGGCCATCAACTTCCAGAGAGACTCCTTCCTGAGGATAGACATGTACGCCATGGGGCTGGTGCTGTGGGAGCTGGCCGCTCGCTGCACCGCTGCAGACG GTCCTGTGGATGAGTACACACTGCCCTTCGAGGAGGAGGTCGGCCAGCACCCGTCTCTAGAGGACATGCAAGAGGTGGTGGTCCATAAGAAGCTACGGCCCTGCCTCAGAGAGTGCTGGCAGAAACacaca GGCCTGGTGATGCTGTGCGAGACCATCGAGGAGTGCTGGGACCACGAGGCCGAGGCGCGGCTCTCGGCGGGCTGCGTGGAGGAACGCATCATCCAGATGCGACGCCAGACCAACATTGTCACCCCCGAGGAGATTGTCACCGTCGTCACCATGGTGACCAACGTGGACTTCCCTCCCAAAGAGTCCAGCCTATGA
- the LOC109890681 gene encoding activin receptor type-2A isoform X1 has protein sequence MGAASELAFAVFLISLSSGAILGRSETQECVYYNSSWEKERTNRSGIEPCYGDKDKRLHCFATWKNISGTIEIVKQGCWLDDVNCYDSSECVETKESPDVFFCCCEGNMCNDKFLYSPDAQAVQSKSSSTSNPFNQKPQLFNTLLYSLVPIMGIAAIVLFSFWMYRHHKLAYPPVLVPTQDPLGPHTPPSPIMGQKPLQLIEVKARGRFGCVWKAQLLDDYVAVKVFPIQDKLSWQNEYEIYSLSGMKHENLLHFIGVEKRGNNMDIDLWLITAYHDNGSLTDYLKANVVSWNELCHISQTLARGLAYLHEDIPGLKDGHKPAVAHRDMKSKNVLLKNNLTACIADFGLALKFEAGKSAGDTHGQVGTRRYMAPEVLEGAINFQRDSFLRIDMYAMGLVLWELAARCTAADGPVDEYTLPFEEEVGQHPSLEDMQEVVVHKKLRPCLRECWQKHTGLVMLCETIEECWDHEAEARLSAGCVEERIIQMRRQTNIVTPEEIVTVVTMVTNVDFPPKESSL, from the exons GTGCAATCCTGGGTCGCTCGGAGACACAGGAGTGCGTTTACTACAACTCCAGCTGGGAGAAGGAGCGAACCAACCGCAGTGGCATCGAGCCTTGCTACGGAGACAAGGACAAGAGGCTCCACTGCTTCGCCACCTGGAAAAACATCTCGGGAACCATCGAGATCGTCAAGCAGGGCTGCTGGCTGGACGATGTCAACTGCTATGACAG TAGCGAATGTGTGGAGACGAAAGAGAGTCCGGACGTCTTCTTTTGCTGCTGCGAAGGCAACATGTGCAACGACAAGTTCCTCTACAGCCCCGACGCGCAGGCTGTCCAAAGTAAGTCGTCAT CGACCTCCAACCCGTTTAACCAGAAGCCTCAGCTGTTCAACACTCTGCTGTACTCTCTGGTGCCCATTATGGGCATCGCCGCCAtcgtcctcttctccttctgGATGTACCGTCATCACAAGCTGGCATACCCGCCCGTCCTGGTGCCGACACAG GACCCACTGGggccacacacccctccctcacCCATCATGGGGCAGAAGCCATTGCAGTTAATCGAGGTCAAAGCCAGGGGGCGCTTCGGCTGCGTGTGGAAGGCTCAGCTCCTCGACGACTACGTGGCTGTCAAGGTCTTCCCCATTCAG GACAAGCTTTCATGGCAGAACGAGTATGAGATCTACAGCCTGAGTGGGATGAAACACGAGAACCTGCTCCACTTTATCGGTGTGGAGAAGAGAGGCAACAACATGGACATAGACCTCTGGCTCATCACAGCCTATCACGACAAC GGCTCTCTGACTGATTACCTGAAGGCCAACGTGGTGTCGTGGAACGAGCTGTGCCACATCTCCCAGACCTTGGCCCGTGGCCTGGCCTATCTCCACGAGGACATCCCTGGGCTGAAGGACGGACACAAGCCCGCCGTCGCACACAG GGACATGAAGAGCAAGAACGTGCTTCTGAAGAACAACCTGACAGCCTGCATAGCGGACTTCGGCCTCGCCCTGAAGTTTGAAGCTGGGAAGTCAGCAGGAGACACCCACGGACAG GTGGGCACGAGGCGCTACATGGCCCCTGAGGTGCTGGAGGGGGCCATCAACTTCCAGAGAGACTCCTTCCTGAGGATAGACATGTACGCCATGGGGCTGGTGCTGTGGGAGCTGGCCGCTCGCTGCACCGCTGCAGACG GTCCTGTGGATGAGTACACACTGCCCTTCGAGGAGGAGGTCGGCCAGCACCCGTCTCTAGAGGACATGCAAGAGGTGGTGGTCCATAAGAAGCTACGGCCCTGCCTCAGAGAGTGCTGGCAGAAACacaca GGCCTGGTGATGCTGTGCGAGACCATCGAGGAGTGCTGGGACCACGAGGCCGAGGCGCGGCTCTCGGCGGGCTGCGTGGAGGAACGCATCATCCAGATGCGACGCCAGACCAACATTGTCACCCCCGAGGAGATTGTCACCGTCGTCACCATGGTGACCAACGTGGACTTCCCTCCCAAAGAGTCCAGCCTATGA